TAAACAAATAATGTATACCAAAGACTAGGCTCTTACTCCTTGGTTGGTTATACAGTACGTGTGCGTAAAAATAAGGCACCATATGTGGCAATATGGGGACATTGACTCCTTCATTTGCATTGCCAGAtgataattattattttgatTGCCAACAACATGTTTAATCTTTTGAATTCAATTCAGGAATACATAGACCTTATCAATCACTTTAAATCATGCTGGGCTGGTATTATTTTTAAATATTAGGAATCAATGTCATGATAAATCAGCCAATTAGACGTGTTATTTTATCATCATATGATATAGCTTACTTCAGACCAGGCCTATACCCAAAGGCCTACCGTGAACCTTCATCGTGTCTGTAAAAATGTACATGGTCTTACTCCTTGGTTATAGACTTGTGGTAAAAACAGAAGGTTCCAATATGTGGCATTGGGACATTGCGTCCATCATTTTAATTGCAAGGTTAATTATTCATTTTATTGCCAACTACACTGTTTAAACGTTTGAATTATTAGGCAtaaactacacacacatacatgatcTATACCATGATACCACAACTAACGTAACTTGATAACACACATGATTAATGATTACGTGGTCTCCTTTTTAAATATTAGGGACATAAATGTCGCCAGTCAGATAATTAGGCTTGTGCTTAGTTTTATGATATGATATAGCCTACTCCTTCCGTGATTTTTCGTAGTGTCAAAATGTACAGTCGTTCTACAGTAGGCTAGTCCGGGCATTTGAGGTCGTGACTTGAGAGTGGATACTGGATAGGGTTTGTTTGCCTCCAAATTCAAACTGCTGGCCAATGAGCGAGCGCTTATAGCGGAGTGACAGGTGTATAGCGCAGGCTTGTCTACACGATTCTGGTTCCTAATTTTCGAGTAGCCAATACTGACTGCGGATGGGCTGGAACTGAGTAAATTGCAAAATACAAATTTGCTTCTTCTGGTTAGGCTACATTATATCACGAGGGACACTGAATTGAATGGTTACTGTCTATTCTAAATAGTTCACTTAACGTTATGGCTCTATCGCAATGTTTGGAAGATTCACCTGTAAGGTGGCCGTCAAGAAGACAGGAAAATGATTTGAATGTAAAGGAGTTATACAACGAAAGGCACCGACTGGCGTTAGAGGAACTTATTTCAGGTGGAGTTGATTCGTTTTTGGGATTTCTAAGAAAAGAGAGAATACCGAACTTTCTCTCGGATGACGAGATCAGACGCATTGGCCGTGCTGCGGTGGTTCCACGCCGTGTGTCCCTCCACGCGGAGGACGTGATTTTTGAACAGTCGGTAAGCAGCTCCATGGACTGCTCCTCGGTCACTTACTTCCCCGAGGTCTCGGACGTGGAGCCACCGCTGTTGGAAATCGGCTGGCCCGCCTTTACATCGGGCTCTTACCGAGGAGTCACTCGTGCTGTCGCCCACTTCCAACCCAGTTATGGAGAATGCATCTATAGTTGCAAGGAAGCTGCGAGAAGAATGATTCAAAGTGCCAAGGAGGTAATGCATTAACAAAACACTCAAATGGTGACCACAGTAACATCAACTAAATTGTTGAGCTTAGTCGgctctgtagactacagtgttTAATGTgtgcatttttaaaaatgtaacctttatttaactaggcaagtccggtaagaacaaattcttatttacaatgatggctttATTTATACAGATTGTTTCAGgactaggcctatagcctatggAAATAACCATTTTGCTATTTTACTCAATTTTGTACACCTCAGATGTAAAATTCAAACGATACCAGTCACGTATTGATTGTTTGAtttgagtcagtcagtcaatcgGCTCCTGACCCTGGGTGTGTCTATTTACTCAAACGTGACCATCCAAAGCACTCACTCACTAACTGACTGGTATTCTAGGCCTATAGACTGTGCATTCGGGATGTATTCAGAcgttgactttttacacattttcttacattacggccttattctaaaatcgattacaTTGTTCCCCCCCTCCATCAATCtgcactcaataccccataatgacaaagcaaaaaaagttttttttgacatttttggaaatgtattaaaaaaattacatttacataagtattcagaccctttactcagtactttgttgaagcacctttgcagcgattacagtcttgttgggtatgacacttggcacacctgtatttggggagtttctcccattcttctctgcagatcctctcaagctctgtcagattggatggggagtgttgctgcacagctattttcaggtctctccagagatgttttatCAGGTTCAAgtttgggccactcaaggacattcagagacttgtcccaaagccacccctgcgttgtctttgctgtgtgcttagggtcattgaggtcctgagcactctggagcaggttttcatcaaggtactgtatgttcaactttgctccgttcaacttttcctccatcctgactagtttcccagtcccagccgctaaaaaacatccccacagcatgatgcaccgcagggatggtgacaggtttcttccagatgtgacgcttggcattcaggccaaatagttcaggccagaaaatcttgtttctcatggtctgagtcctttaggctaactccaagtgggttgtaatatgccatttactgaggagtgacttcaatctggccactctaccataaaggcctgattggtggagtgctacagatatggttctcccatctcaacagaagACCTCTAGGGTTCTGTTagcgtgaccatcaggttcttggtcacctccctgaccaaggcccttctcccccgattgatcagtttggccggggggccagctctaggaagagtggccgtcttttcactttgtcattatggggtattgtctgtagattgagggggaaaatatttaatcaattttagaataaggctgtaatgtaacaaaatgtggaatagggtaagcggtctgaatactttccgaatacactacATCTTTCTGGGGTCTGGATGAACCTTTATACTGTGATGCTCTTCTCAATAGTCATATTTAAAGTACTGTTGCATTTTCTTATAATTCACAGATAGTCTTTTTGAAAACTATATCACCCATGTGACTAacatttgttagtcacatgttcaAACTCAACACATTTCTGGACGTGTTTGGAACTGTCAGTTTAATGCAGTTTCCTTACCATCCTGATGAGTTAGCGTTCCAGAATTGCGAGATTGATGAAAAGCTTCAACTCCAAGTCTGGTTCAGAGGAGTGCCTACAGTAATAGTACATTAATGAATGTGTCTGAACATGCTTTTCACATGTAATAGTGTTGGTGTGCACTTTTCTTAATGCTTAGCCTTGTGTGTCATCTGCCTCTGTGTGCAGGTGAGCTGTAGGTAGGTTTACAGCTAAGTGGGAGAAATCAGAGTTGAGTTACATCTTTGTATTTACAGTGAATTTAATTACTCTCTCTGCTTCAGGCCTTATAGTTGATCAGCATCAGTTTCAGAATAACAATTTAGGAAATGCCCCAAATGGCCCTTGATCTGTAAGCTATTGAGTTATTGTTGATTGTCCAGATTGTCCATGTCATAGGAACACATTTGTTTGCAGTCCAAGCATTAAAGATGATTGCCATGGCAGCAGACCACAGTTGACTGCAGTGAGGCTCATCTAGATACACGACAGAGAGAGTGTGGCCAAAAGAGGCGCCACTTAGTGTTTTCTCCTTCTTAATGTTTGATTAAGACCTGGTTTGTGGGCACAAGCATGCATAAGAGCCCATTTAGAGTGACCCCGCCTCACAAATAGTAAGGCAGAAGAGCAGCCTCTTTTAAATTGTGAACTGGGCCTATATCAATGGTGCTTTGACTAACGAATGATTTGATTTACCATTACAGGTGATCGCCATAGTGACAGACTCTCTGACAGACCTGGACATCTTTAAGGATCTCCAGGAGGCGTGCACACAGCGCAGAGTTCCAGTCTACATCCTGCTGGACTGGTCTTGTGTGCCGGCATTCCTCAAAATGTGCAACAACATCAATGTGCGCCTGGACGATCTTAAGGTATATGTTGTTTTGACTCCACCTGTGTGTCATGTCTTATCGCAGATAAGCTGATATTTTATTACTGATTTAGAAGCATGATAATTCAGTATTTAATAAGTGACCTGTGACTGGCTTGTATTTCATACTGTTTTTGTTTCATTCCTCAACAAAGCAAATGCGAGTGCGGACCATAACTGGTGGTACATACTTCATGAGGTCAGGGGCCAAGATTACTGGGAAGGTTCATGAACGGTTCATGTTGATTGATGGGAACAGAGTGACTACAGGCTCCTACAGGTAAAGACTTCTTGCTTTACTACCACATAATTATATGCAGTATAGCATtgaaaaatgtcccagtttttttTACAAGACCCCCGAGCAAAAAGCCTATAAAACACTCAACTCATACTTTCAACTTGTATGAACCTAGCTGAGGTGAGTGACTTTACCATCCCTTATTTGACTGATATGGGGTATACAACTGTAAAGCCCTTTGCTTACATTCTTAGGTTCAATTGGACTGATGGGAAACTAAACAGCAGCAACATGATCGAGTTGTCAGGCCAGATCACTGAGAACTTTGATGAGGAGTTCCGGATTCTGTACGCTCAGTCCATGCCTGTTATTACCAGGGGCCCAGCCAGTGCCCGAAACAGTGGCATCTACGACCACCTTCTCATCAAACACCCCGTCACCTCATCCCCTCAGCCGGGCAAAGAGAGGCCCCCAgtcaagcctgtctgtctggaAGTATTGGGGAAAACTGTCTGTCTGACCAGCACACCCAGCCGGGCCCAGGCTGTGGCAGTGCCGCCCTCCAGAGAAATGACTGGGAAGAGCAGCCCGGTGTCGGCCTCCTCCACCATAGGGGAAGACTGGATAGAGCAGCGACACATGCAGGAGGTCCTGGCTGGAAGTGCCGCCCAGTGCCTGCCCACAGGTGACCCTGCCACTGCCACATCAGCAGTGGATGTGCAGGTCACACCCTCCGTCCCTACCTGCTGTCATGTCTCCACCCAGACCAGCTGCCCTGCGGTGGACCTTGGAGTGCAGACTGATCTGACTCAGTACACGAAGCACCTCTCCCCCAACAAGGCTACATTTACTCCAATTACCAGCACCACGACTCAGACCAACAACATTCAGAGTGAAGCTGCCGCCTCCTCAgattctgtctctacctcccccagGCAGCACCTCGCCCCCCATGGGGTGGACCGTCGCCCTGCAATCCGTCACTGTACTCCACCCCCTGATGGGAACCTGAGGGAGTGCTTCCGCAAGCTGACCAAAGAGCGTCAGTATCACTACTCCACCATCCGCTCCAAGTTGGAGCACATGGTGACCATGCTGTCCCACCGCCGTGAGCTGGTGGACCTCACCAACATGGCCCTGGGGCCTGGGCTGCACAGAGCATGCAATGCCCAGAAAGAGCGGAGACAGAGGCAGGGACATAACCCTGGCCTGCTGATGGACAGTGTGGGCATGGGCACATGGCCAAGGGCTAGATGTTTACACTAACAGGACTTACAGGGCTGCAGGGGCTTGAAGGTGGAGGGTGTTGTAGAAACCGCTCTGTGTTTTGTAGGTATACACTACTTGAAACAAATGGGTTTAAAGAGCAATATGACATTTGAGAATTAGTCTTCCTTAGAGTTTAGAATTTGAAAGTAtgtgtcactgtgtctgtgttgtgatgTAGCCTTCTTCCTATTTTTATTGTGAATCTGTCCCTTTTCTTTGACCCCTGTTTGAACATTTCTACTTTAGAAACTGACGTCAAATGGCAGTAGACAGGCGATGGATATACTGTAATTTGCCTTGACTATTTTTGCTacaaaatgtaatgtttttaagTGTAGACATTGTGCAGTAAGACACAATCTATATATAGTtttgatgatttaaaaaaatatataagatTGTCCAAAGATTTATTTGAGAAATACTGTAATTGCAATTCATAAATTGATATTTGATGAACATTTTAGATGAGACATTTTGTCTGTAACTAACATTTTATTATACAGCATTCTAACATTCAGTTTAACTTGTTAGGTTCCAATTttgagtaaataactcacggacactagagaagcttaaccaagttgaATTCTTCCCAAAGAGTCgttacagctgtaattcagacaaaCTCTTTTCACACAAGCaggatatttaaccctttctcctaggctgagtctcctttGCAActgaacagccaatgcatctctgttgTTAGACAGAActttagtgatatctgttcttcctcacttcatctaacctgacctctaccccaaagtgctcactcctccccaactccaAGGCTGTCATGGTTATTGATACCAGACGGTGTCTCTTCTCCACCCAGAGGATCCCTGATGGCTAAAAATAACGTCCTGACATAATTATACATCACCCTCTTTTCCTCAGTGACATTGTTAGGTTCTAAGCTCTCCACCCGTCTCCCCTACACATTCCCAAAGCCATCTAACTCCTACAGAAATCCATTCACTTCTGATGTAAAAACCAGTCTATATCATCTCTCAGATACCATACTTCTGATCTATCATGTCTAGTATAGCAATGTTAAAAGTTTACCCAGAATCGAACAAGCGAAATCTGAGTACTGCGAAAGCAGTTACATGTTATTATATCAATGTATGTACTTTATTGCTGACACTTAAAATAAAGGAGTATTTTACGTATCTTTTTTCATCTATCACTTTTTTTATTACATGTACACTCTCCAACCTCACAATGAGTACTTGGAACCAGTGACAGTATGTCCCGAAGCCCAATGCTTAAACATGCTGATCATTGTATTATGAGACGTGATCACTATGGAGATCTTTTTTTTATATATGAATGATAATGTTGAGGGCAATCATTTTTTGAGTCTCAGTTTAACATCTGGGTATTTGTGGGCCACTTTGCAAGGGAAatcatctctcttccctctgtagCCTTTGCTTTACATGTGGTAGACGTTCATCTAGCCAATATTTTCAGAGAATATGTCAAGGGAAGCTGAGCGGCAGCACAAATGCAGTAATACAGTATCAATATACGCATTAGACTAATGTATTTCCGGTATGTGTCGGTTATCTCCTATGATATATGTAAGGCCTTGTACTATACTGCAATAGTTCATaacgtcatctgggtttggcaaGAACATGTTGTTTTTCTCTCATCTGAGCACAAAGGTCCTTCGATGATCAAGCCAATGTCTTGGCTCCTTTGAAAAATGCCCTCATAAATGTGTTACTCTGAGTTTTGTGCGCAATATTAACCCAGATGGGAGGGACACGGTGGTAGTATAGGTTAAACTTTGTCTGAAGTTAGGAATCACTATACTATAAACCAGTTTATTGATTGGAATGTCCCTTGGTATACcacatttttataaaaaatatttatttgatatAGTTCATTCAATTTTTACAAAAGGAAAACATAGGATGGTTACCTAGAAGTATGATAACACCCCCGCTGAAGACCAGAGGTAGTAGTGCTTCATTATTGTGTGATCTGTAGCTAACATTATCACTTTAGGGCCACTGCCTCATAATTATAATCTCCATAAAATATGATCATATTATTGAAGTAATAACAATGAAAAATACATTAAcagaaacatgttttttattttaatgacATTATCAGAGGCCAGCAGGCTCAATTTATGTTCCCAAAATAAGGCAGGCATTTTAACAACTCTCTTTCAGACTTGTATATCCCCACAGGGCAGCATATTTGAACCCACTGTATTCATGTATTCTAGTAATGCAACCTAAGGGAACTGATCTGTGAGTAAATGCGCTGGTTGTGTTGTGAGGTAAAATGAGATTCTAATTAAGTGCTGTAAGGCTGTTTCTACAAaggtagcccaattctgatattttttccactaattagTCTTGACCAATCCCATCAGGTCTTATCCCATCAGGTCTTTTCACATTAGCTcattttcagagctgatctgattggtcaaaagaccaattagtgaaaaaatatcagaattgggctgcctttaTAAACGCAGCCTAAGACAACAAGTGTGTTTGTAATGAAAGAAGCCACAGGGGTTCCATAATATTGCATTATTTTTTTTTCTATTAGGTTTTTCACTCATTTGTAAATAgtgtgtgtcacaggaggctgctgaggggagaacggcacataataatggccggaacggagcgaatggaatcaaacacctggaaaccatgtgtttgtatTTGATACCTTTCAactaattccgctccagtcattaccacaagcccgtcccccccaattaaggtgccaccaacctcctgtctGTGCATTTTCTGCTACACACAGCACTATTAATGAAATGTATATCATTTAGTGtataggtggtaagggtaggtaacaacacatctgccacgctgatcctcaacacgtgggcccctcaggggtgcgtgctcagtcctgtcctgtactccctgttcacccatgactgcatagtCAAGCACGatgccaacaccatcattaagtttgcagacgacacaacagtggtaggcctgatcgcaGGGCCGGACACGCCATATgcgtggagcaggttgagagctggaagttccttggtgtccacatcaccaacaaactatcatggtccaaacacaccaagacagtcaagAAGAGGGCACTACAgcgcctattccctctcaggagactgaaaagatttggcatgtgtcctcagaagttctacagctgcaccatcgagagcatcctaactggttgcatcaccacctggtatggtaactgttcagcctctgaccacaaggcactatagtgggtagtgcgtacggcccagtacatcactggggccaagcttcctgccatccaggacctctataccaggtggtgtcagtggaaggccctaaaaattgccaaagactccagccaccctagtcatagactgctctcaaTTCTACTGCAGGCCAAATGTTCcaaaagtctaggtccaaaaggcttcttatttatttttttacttcagtttattttagtaaatactttcttcacacttgtttttcttaactgcattgttggttaagggcttgtaagtaagcatttcactgtatggtctacatggcgtgtgacaaatacaatttgatttcattttTGATTTGATCATTGACAAACTTGTTTTCAATTGCAAGTATATCCTATTTTCAGACACTGAAAGGCTTCTGCTATTAAAatattgtatttgttttcaattGTACATGGCACAAATTGGGGTACATGCTTTTGGACCCAACTAGTGGTTTTACATTATTAAGTTGTGCTTTAACTACTTTGACAGGAAAGAAAGGCATGCAAAGATTGAGATTATCAGTAGGGTTTAAACTGGCTCATGATGAGCAATTTTGGTACTGAAAACAAGTTTATTTACAGTTGACTGTCTCTTGTAGAAGTTCTACCATGTTCCGTCATAGCATTCATCAGGAACGACTATAATGATCTACTATAATTACTAAATTGCTAATAACTCCAACTAATGCTGAATGAATGCTGTCTGAAACGGTATTGTATGGGGGTAAAGGGATCTTCCTAATTATTCATTGCATCAACAGTACCATGTCTCTGCCACCAGAGAGAGCCGTAGCCTTGGTTATATCAACATGGCATATGGTGTGCTCTATTGTGTCGGTCTTCAAATCCTCTGAGACTCGAGGACTTAACCATTTCATATCGTCTGTTTACCACAACAGTCCAGTTTCTCAAATTCATGGGAGGCTTGATATATACAATGTACACAATTAGAGTCATTTGATGTCCTTTTCAGGTCATTTCTGTAATCCCAGGAGGGCAGAATGTTTCCTAAACCAAAAGCATGCTGGGTAAAGTCATCTTGGCTGTCATAGTGGCTGACAAAAGGTGTAACATTATGTCCCGACACATATTGAATTAAAATGTAATTAGATTATTAACTTAGAGTATGCCATTAGTGATTACCTTTAATCAAAATTATATAAAAGATAATTAACCTTGTGCTTGTCTGTTTTTAGAGCAACTTCTGTATAATCACTTTTTTCTATCTATAACTGAGGCAGACATGATGCATGCATTCCAGTCATACTAATGCTTTGTGCATTAACCTTTTTTGGCTGATAGGTCACGGTTTTTAAATTCTTGTTTTACAGCTCAGATAAGGTGGACAGTGTTTGTGTCAGTGCTTGTGAGCGAGTGTTCACATGTGCTGGGGAATTCCTCTCACCTATAACATCAACAATGTAAATTCACACAGGAAATCTTGCTGAAATCTTTAGCAATAAGAAAAGTATTTGGCAAGGGGCACTTGCCCTTTACTTTTGTCAAGTATTTCCGTACCAACCCCACCCTGTCCACCCCCCCAACTGACCCCACCCTGTCCACCCCACACTGATCCCTTATTGAACAGCATAGACTGGGTGAGACGGACAGTAACAGCCACCTCCATTGATTATTGGATTTGTATCCATCACCCTGTGGATTTGTATTGGCTCCCTTGGTGCCTGGGTGCTGAGATATTGACTGCTTCTATCTGTAGCCTAAGTCACACATTTGCAATGACATTCATTAGAGGGTGATTTGAAGAGCACACATAGCGAGGTAGGCACACTCATCCTCTGTGCAGTTTTACTCAAATTGTTTTAATACTAGTTTCAAATGTAGGGTTTATAATGCCAACATAAATGTTAAGGCAGTTTCTGGTCACCACAACCTTCTGGTTTGCCTAGTGTTTAATTAATGTGACAGATTGAAATGGCTTTCCTGATTCCTAAAGTAAACCtctcaattacacacacacacacacacacacacacacttctctctgtTATCAGCCTGAATAACTTGGTCTAAGCATTTAATTTCAGAAGGCTACTAACTGTTAAAACACCCTGACATATACATACTGATAAAACCTGCTCATTTGGCTGAATCCTGCTTTGTTTAACTGTCCCCTGTCTTGATGAATCCTGTTTTTAATCTCTGCTTTATTTTCCATGAAGGGATGCAGGGGTAGTCACTGCACTGGAGAGGGAGTGTTCTGCCTCAGGCTA
This is a stretch of genomic DNA from Oncorhynchus clarkii lewisi isolate Uvic-CL-2024 chromosome 17, UVic_Ocla_1.0, whole genome shotgun sequence. It encodes these proteins:
- the LOC139371261 gene encoding protein FAM83D; amino-acid sequence: MALSQCLEDSPVRWPSRRQENDLNVKELYNERHRLALEELISGGVDSFLGFLRKERIPNFLSDDEIRRIGRAAVVPRRVSLHAEDVIFEQSVSSSMDCSSVTYFPEVSDVEPPLLEIGWPAFTSGSYRGVTRAVAHFQPSYGECIYSCKEAARRMIQSAKEVIAIVTDSLTDLDIFKDLQEACTQRRVPVYILLDWSCVPAFLKMCNNINVRLDDLKQMRVRTITGGTYFMRSGAKITGKVHERFMLIDGNRVTTGSYRFNWTDGKLNSSNMIELSGQITENFDEEFRILYAQSMPVITRGPASARNSGIYDHLLIKHPVTSSPQPGKERPPVKPVCLEVLGKTVCLTSTPSRAQAVAVPPSREMTGKSSPVSASSTIGEDWIEQRHMQEVLAGSAAQCLPTGDPATATSAVDVQVTPSVPTCCHVSTQTSCPAVDLGVQTDLTQYTKHLSPNKATFTPITSTTTQTNNIQSEAAASSDSVSTSPRQHLAPHGVDRRPAIRHCTPPPDGNLRECFRKLTKERQYHYSTIRSKLEHMVTMLSHRRELVDLTNMALGPGLHRACNAQKERRQRQGHNPGLLMDSVGMGTWPRARCLH